The Paroedura picta isolate Pp20150507F chromosome 6, Ppicta_v3.0, whole genome shotgun sequence genome segment GCATTACATAGCTACAATAAGAAATGTGAAGTATAGTTTTGTAACATTTGGATTGTGTTTCTGTGCCCACAGATATAGTTCCACTGAAATCTACTTCAAAGCAAAGGAGTTTATGATAAGGATCTAAAATGGAAACATTAAGATTAAGGGGAAAAATTATAAATAGAGCTTCATTGTCTGCTAACTCATTGCTCTCCAATGGAAAAAGGTTTTGCCTCAAACATGTCTAAGTCAGATATATTTATGGTGGTGTTCTTTTTAGGAACAGAAGACAATATAATCAGATATGTAACCAGCTAACAGATACTTTTATGTACATTGATATGAGGGACCAGAAGGTCACAAATCCTAACAAAGTTCCTATGCCTCCCTTTATTTTGAATCAATTAACTAACAAAGAAAATGTTTGTCATGCCCCTTGCCTCCTTGCTTTAGTtgttctacttaaaaaaaaaacacccttcatGATAATAAGGTGTCCTGTTTTCACAGTCTTCTTTTCAAAGGTAGATCACACTTCTTCAAGATGGCCTAACTATAAACTAATGAACTAGATCTAATAGAATAAGTTTTCAAAATAAGGTGGGGTGGTTGACTAACAAAGGTTTTTTCCCATCAAAGTCAAGGGACAACAAAACTCATGTCAATTACTTAGGCTGGGCACTATCTTAGCAGTTTTTATTTGAAGCACTGCAGAATTTGGATCTCTGTGAGTAATCTGTGAAAAGACATGACCAAATAACTTCTCACTGACAGAAAATTTTACTATGGTAGGATCTATGGTCTGTTTGAGAAGCTGACCCTTCCCACTGTAGCCTTTTTCCTCCCACAAAATACTAAGGACTCTGCAGGCCCTGAGTAATAACAttgagcatgaagaagaagactttgttcttatatgccacttttcactaccaggaggagtctcaaagtggcttacaaacaccttccctgtcctctccccacaacagacaccccgtgaggtagattaggctgagagagccctgatattactacttggtcagaacagctttatcagtgctgtggcaagccgaaggtcatccaactggctgcatatggaggaggagcagggaatcaaacccagctcactaaaTTAGACGAcaacgctcctaaccactataccaaactgataTGGAGGTCTGCAGTAGGAAAGAAATGGTGAAAACTGCCCCCTTCTCTCTTGGCAATATGCCATTCACCAGCAGAAATACTGTAGGATCCTGTGGGGTTTTACTGCCTTCTATTTTTCTTAAATGATCACATTAGGAATACATGAAAATCAGTGACAAAGAACTGCAGCTCTCTTTTACAGATACGGTAAAGTTTTGTATGAGTATATATTTGTTGTTTCAATCTCAGCGTCAGGTGATAAGGTAGATGGCAAAAAAaagcttttattttatattgaACTCTGCTTCTGAAACTATTAACCTTTTAGCAGTATGGTAGACGCCAGTTTATGAACTCTGGAGAATTGAAGCAATAAATGCTGAGTTATTAATTAGATGTGAAATAGAAACTTCCAGGGTTTGtatctattttaattatttaaaacaagaCTGAAATAATGAAAAACTGGAGTTTGTTTCCATGGATGGAAAGATTTGAACTGTGGATAATAGCCTTCACATCTCCCCTTTCCTGCAGGCCCAAATGGTCCATGTTGCTCCTGAAAATTCCCTGTCTCCCAGAGTGCATTGTCCTaggggcattttgggctgcagtagGAGGGAACAGGCAGAAATCCTTCTGTCCACCAGAACGTTCTGGAGGATGCAAGCTGCTATTTCTTTGCATCAAATATTTTTCCTCATTTATTTTACTAGTACTATAAAGCCTTAGCGGTTTGCTAATTTAACATGTATTCATACCTGGGATCCCAGAATTGTTTTGTAGTTCTGACTTTTGAAGTTTCCCACACATTGATTGTGCTGTGATTTGAACATGTTTCCCTTAGGATTTGCAGGTAAGCTTTAAATAACTCTAGGTCAAAATAAAAATGATACATGCAACAAAGTTGGTATCTCTGGCTAACTAAACTGGGATGCAGCTACGAGTAGGCATTTTTAAATTGACTTGTTTTTATTGGCACGAtttcttattttttattattgtgttCTACTTCCttgattggttttattgcatAATCTGTTTTGCAGACATGTTTtattgtctttgttttatcagtgtTTTTGAAGTTAGCTTCCTGGAGTAGGTCTGGAGGTGTCATGTACAAATTTCCAAaataagaccatttccgcatggaggtatAAAACATGTGCCACCTCCTTCTTGCAAATGTGCGATAGGAAACCATGCATTTGCACGCTTCCTGGTAGGATACCTCTCCCAAGTTATCCCAccacctcatcatggcttttcccttcctgacaaggTGGTGGAAGAAGCCTAAAGTGTGGACAACCTGCACTTCTTCCCccactccttgggttgtcaatgaacgcaagccaccaatcccttccatctcccccccccccaagtcccaaaagcattttattaaaaaatacacttctacattgttatggggaaatgccacaacagtaaaatggttttttaaaaaacagtagttTTTTTGGGGAGTCAAACTTCTATGCCCCCAAGTCACAAAATTATTTTagttaaaaaaatacacttccacattgctacaggatcacacaacaataaaacatttccttagattcctttttgggatactttgtataattGGTCTCTCTTTATGATTggatagatttgtgataggctggccatagtaactggaccccgatgattgtgtgttcacaataaagatttaaaaccaaAGCATGGATGGCAAGCTAACAGGGAGATGACTGCTTAATCATATGCCCCCCTTATTTTCCCATTCATAcgccaccaccagaaaacagaaatcgGAATGTGTTTTAATtacctgatcccaatattactatgcacactgaagaaaacattttatttgtactgagggccTGTCACTTTGTGGCCCCCGTAGCAATGCATACTGTGCCATTTGTAAAACAAAtcgatctggaaatggagagggcagggtggTCGTGAGGGTGGGCAAAACTCTACCAAGACTGTCATGCATTTCTTCCTTCAGACGGCCTTGCCCGTTTGTGCCCCGATTTACAGCCCAACAAGAAATGGAAATCgtttttttgtattttctctCATTTCGGAGCAAACCAGATGAAGATTTCTGTCAACTCCTGCACATAACTCCTgcacaagggaccaagccctatgaagataggttgagggactcgggaatgttcagcttggagaaaaggaggttgagaggggacatgatagccctctttaagtatttgaaaggttgtcacttggaggagggcaggatgctgtttctgttggctgcagaggaaaggacacgcagtaatgggtttaaacttcaagtacaacgatataggctagatatcaggaaaaagtttttcacagtcagagtagttcagcagtggaataggctgcctaaggaggtggtgagctccccctcactggcagtcttcaagcaaaggttggatacacacttttcttggatgctttaggatgcttagggctaatcctgcgttgagcagggggttggattagatggcctgtatggccccttccaactctatgattctatgattctatgattctatgattctatgtgggttGTTGCcgatgtcatatggaagcagcactaaaacccatgagcaatgagaggctgtacagggacaaattccttgtgcagaaatggccaataTATTAGGCATGAAAGAGAGAAGGGATTTAGAACTGCAATCCTTAGCATTTATACATGCAAGATCCCAGCTGAACAAgcataaacttaaaaaaaaaccctgtttgcaTGATCCATTATAGTCTACATTATGTACTTTATCATGGAAAGCCATCTTACTTAATGATATGTCAGAATGGGGGGATGAATGGATACATTCAGAATTCAACATTTATAAAAGCGTTATTCTGTTTCTTCACTGTGCATCCAAATCAGACCTTTTGTGCTTCTTCTCAGCAGCAGATTTCTTTTGTCTTGATCGGTAAATCTGATCTGATTTAAAATCAGTTGTATAGCTGTATATTTGGATTGCTGCTTCACCATTAAACATGGCTGTGAGAATTGCCATTTTGGTGGGTTGACTCAGACAGCTCCAAAATGACATGATAATACCCTGCCTTCTGACTGAACGGATGTATCTTGAAATTTCTTACCAGtctcatctgttttgtttttgatccCAACTCTTAAATGTTCCCACATATGCTTTGCCATGGCAACTTTGGGAGCTACTCTATCAGGTCTGCATTACTCTGTCCCTTCTTGTCATTATGGAAGCCAGCAGGCAACATATGGGGTgatggcaggtaagaaatcctTTCTTAAACTTAATTTTTTAACGAAATGGATCTATACACTTTTTCTCTCAATCTGAAAACAAAAGACTATAGACCACATATTTAATTTCAGCTGTAGCTGACATCAGTCCCTGAATCTATTGTGAACTTTCTTGGAACATCTATGACCCATATTAGTTGGTATTATTCTTCTTTACTATGACCAAGCTTGTTTGTAGATGTGACAGAAGGCCAATGGTTTGCCAGATATGTTAAtatggctaaaggtaaaggtatcccctgtgcaagcaccgagtcatgtctgacccttggggtgacgccctccagcgttttcatggcagacttaatacggggtggtttgccagtgccttccccagtcatgaccgtttaccccccagcaagctgggtactcattttaccgacctcggaaggatagaaggctgagtcaaccttgagccagctgctgggattgaactcccagcctcatgggcaaagctttcagacagctgccttaccactctgcgccacaagaggctctgttaatATGGCTACGACTATATTAACTAGCTATCAGGAAAGGCTTCCTGGTCAAGGTACAGGGTTGCCTGAGAAAACAGCAGATGCCAACCAGACATGAGAGAGAGGCTCTAGACATCATATGGGGAACTCAGCCAGCGTCATTCATATGACTTTATCTTTCAGACTCTTcttgtgggtttgtttgtttctgtcaaCAGGCATCAAGCCTGCAGCTTCTGATATGTTAGCAGCTAGTCTCTCTCAAAGTCGCATTTTGCAGACCTGCACCATGCCTCATCCCAATGTTATGAATGGAGTTGGCAGCTTACAAGGCAAGTCCATCCCTTTTTGTGTGGTTGCTCCTGTTTGATCATGGATTGATGAAATGTTACATTTCTAATAGTCTGTGAGAATACTTCATGTGCTGAACAGGTATACCTGTTGCCCTATATTTTGCATTCAGCTTGGGGGTCCTTTATTATCTGCACAACACAACAAGGTAATGAGAAAGCTCAGAGAGTTCTTTATTAGAAGCCAGCACAGAAAAATGCCAATAAATTGATATATAAACATTTGTGACtattggtttttaaaaacttgaaaaatCTTCTATAAAATATAAGCCTTTCAAATTCATAAAGTTTCCAGTAAAACCAAACTAAGGACAGAGGAGGTGAAAAccttaagtttttttaaaaaacatttttatgaTGCCTTTCTACCCAGATAGATTCCCCAAGGCATACATGAAGTGTCAGTATCCCTCATTCAGGCAATgggtctccagagtctcaggcacagagatctttcacatccctACCTAATTCTTTTAACCAGAGACGCTAGAGATTTAAACCTGGGCATACCACTGGGCCATACTGTACCACTATGTTTTTGGCTTGTCTCTCTTGTATTCTGAAGGATTTACTAAGTAAACCAAAGGTAGAAAGGAAAGGACAAGATGTGCACTAACAGAAGGTTTTGTTGAAATTAATGACCCCCATCCATGTTGATTTTAGTAGAACTGAGGATCTATATGTTAGTTCAATAGGTGTAgttgccagcatggtatagtggataagagtggcggcttctattctggcgaccttggtttgattctctgctcctccaaatgaagccagctgagtgatcttggactcactgcagcactgatagcggctgttctcacagagcagtccctcgcagagctctcttagcctcacccacctcacagggtgtctgttgtggggagagaaagggaaggtgattgtaagctgctttgagactcccttgggcagtgaagtgACACTCCCTTGGGCAGAGTGAAGAAGGGTGTTTTTTTatataggagtctcaaagtggcttacttcccttccctttctttccccaaaacagatcaaatttagagtccagtggcacctttaagactaacaacttTTTATTcacagtatgagctttcatgtgtaggcacactttctcagatacagtggcaacaacagacactctgtgaagtagatgatgctgagagagctctgacaggactgctcagtcagaatagcattatcagggctgtgttgagcccaaggtcactcagctggttgcatgtggaagagcaagaatcaaagccagctcaccagattagaagcattAACCATTACAGCACACtggtatatattaaaaaaaacatctcttcttcttctgtaaataACTGCTCACATGAACAGTCAACTTCCATGGTCACTTGGATACTGGAAGAAGCAAAATTGGAAGCAATGGCTTACCAAGGGTGGGGATGTGGTACTGAGTTTGTTGGGCACTGTAAATTGgagtggttctgctgggcttctacaCACACAACCTTGCGTGCACTGTGTGTATGTGCTTGATATCAACTGGTCTTGCATTGGTtctgcattgtattggttctgctAGGCTTGCAAACCACCCTTCTAAAGCCCTTCAATTTGTAgtcagagattctctggtttgacttaGTCTTTTGGAAACAATGggacaactgtgtgtgtgtgtgggggggtgtttcttAACATTAAGTTTAGTGAAGCTTGTGCCCAATattttgtaataaaataaataaaagatgtttGGGTCCagaaacacctttaagaccaaactttgttctgccacttcaaacCAAAAAGCTATCCACCTAATCTATTTTCTggccattatttattattttcagtaataattATTTCACaattattactgaaaataataaTATCATATAGAGGAGGGGTCTATATCATATAGAGAAACCATATAGAGAAACcacatcaggtctcagaagctaagcagggcttggcaatagcaaaccatctctgaatactTCTTGCTTCAAAAAccccagggtcaccataagtcagctgttacttaatagaaaacaatacaatgaGGGGTCTTAAAAAATTATCTGCCTGGGGCACCAAATAGATTAGGAATGCCTCTGCCTGTGTGAAAGTTATTTTTCTAATTTATGAATTGAAAACTGTAATTCTTGCTGTTTGCCGAAGGATTATGTTCATACATTTGCTTTGTTTTACTAGTATTACACTGCCCACATGGAGAGAATACTCACGTGGACAGTTTGTGCTAGTGAACTGGCTTGATCACATCCATCTTACCCTTGGCATAATCCCAACTCTTCTAAACACTTTTGAGTTCAATAGAGTGAACTGAACATTATACTGCGATAACATTTGCCTATTGGTCTTGGATAATTGCTTATTGGTCTTGGATAATCAATTTAAATTAAATTGGATCAATTAAATATAATGAAGTCACAAAAGGACTTAAAagtaattaagtaattaattggACTTGCTTAGCTTTTCCCTGGAGACCATAGaatgctgctttttaaatatatgtctctgtgtctgtgtgttttaTTTAGGgtgcttttcctgctgccttttcaGAAAAAAGCTGAGATGGCTTATGGTCATATTAAAGTTAATAAACTGCAAAATCAAAATAGCTGTTAAAGTAACTAGCAGCAGTAATAGCTCATACAACAGACTTAGACCTCcaataataaaattcaaatggCCAATCCATTTTAAAACAACTCctcaaggaaaacaaagaaataaaacatcaaacacAGCAAAGCCATAACAATACACTGATTATTATCCTGCAATAAAATTTGCCTATTGGTCTTGAACAATCAGTTTAATTTCAGTTCATACTGAGATTACAATAAAGTGGAGGCTGGACCCTCAATATTCACCCTGTTTTTGGTCTCTTCTTACGCTGTTCCATTCTCACCACCATGGAGGCAATAATCTGTTTTATGTACAGAGAAACGATAAATAATGAAAGATAAAAGAATCTGATCAACTGCAGTTATGTGAAGTATTATTTAACCCCTGATATTTTCATAAGCCAGCAAGTGTTCCAAGGCTTTAAGATCAGGAGGACTTCATGAAATCTGAATTCCTTCCCATGGAGCTGAAATTAGCATATTTCTAGTCTGACTGACTTTATttactcattttttaaattaatttttgtatttatGCTTCAACTTTTATCCTGCCATCTCAGAGCAGTGTACAACATGGAATCCAAGACATAGCTTACATAAAGTTAAAACTGTAAAAtccatatatataaaataatgtaaaattaacacataaaaaaaacaaataggaaAACAAACACTAATCTGAATAATTAAAGCATTTAACTTGTTTCCATTTCTTTCATGATCTAAATATATCACCTGCAATTTTCCATGAGAGAGTGGCTGTGACTCACAAGTTCCACCAAAATGATCCATATAAAATCCAAACACTGATTTTGATAAAAACAAGGGGATGTCGGGTTTCATTTTGAACAGAGCAAATTTCCAGATTTCATTCATGAATCTGTACTATGCAGAGTACTTGCCAGTAGTGATAAAACCTCTATCCTCTTTAACACAGGTCAGCCTAAACACATGAAAGTCAGTCTAGACACATGAGACTGCCTTACATTTATTCAGACCATTGACCTATTGAGGTCAGTGCTGTCTGCTTTGGCTGGCAGCAAAGCCTGCAGGTATTTTTAACCAGACATATCAAGGACTGGCCTGGGATCTTCTACATGCAAGGTGTGTGCTCTGTCACTAAGTTGTGGCCCTACTCAATGGTAGGTCTCTATATGGCATGTTATAAACCATAAGCTCTAAATTTTAATGTGTGTAGGAAAGAACAGTCCACTGTCTATGGCTTGACACTATAGCATTTGGTTCCcccatcttttttcttttcttttttttctttttttcttttggtttctCGCAGGTGGCCTTACCCCTTGTCTTTATAAATTCCCTGACCATACTCTAAGTGCCAGTTCATGTGCTCTAGGCCACAGCTTTACTCCCATGCATCCATCTATCCTTGGAGATGACCCTTCCACTGCTGATTTTAAGCAGGAATTCCGCAAGAAAAACAAGTCACTTGAAGAACCAATAGACATGGATTCTCCTGAAATCAGAGAACTGGAAAAATTTGCCAATGAGTTCAAGCTAAGAAGAATTAAGCTTGGTATGTGAATCATCTTTCAAagagatatatatttttacaacTTTGTCTTTTACTTATGTTACTATACATGTCTCATATTCTATTTGAGTCAATGGAGTAAAAATATTAATAGGCATTATTCAATCAGTCTTCTAACTGAACTTCAGAAAAGTATCTGTTACAATTTAATGATAAAATGATATAGTCAAGCCAAAATGAACCTATGACAAAAAAAcatgctttaaaacagtggtccccaacctttctgaggctggggactggcagggcaccgggccacgcccgcgggccatgcccgcgcaccgggccgcacccgcgcatcgggccgcacccgtgcattgcgcatgcatgAATGCAccatgcgcatgcgcaatgcgtgggcgcggcccatccctgattccctctccccgccctcccgcagtaagaagcttcccgggccgcaagcttgcggcctgggaagttttttactgtgggggggggatggggagagggagccgcggcccggcaccgggccgcagcccgcaggttggggaccactgctttaaaaggtcATCTTAAGCCTTTTGGTTCAGATTAAAACAGAAGTCTAACAATCTCTGACTCTATTCCTGAATGTTCCCAGATTCAGGATGTTCAGATGTTACAAGCTTAGTGGCACATCGGCAAGGAGAAAACATTCTTCACTGGCAAAACACATGCTTTGCATTCAGGTAGTCCTTGATTCAAACCTTGGAATCATTAGTTAGAAGATCTCAAGGAATATCAGTTGAGACCTGAGACCACTACCAAATTGTGCTAGATGTACTAATGGCATGATTTAGTTATATGACAACTTTTTATACTGATATGTCATTCTATGTGCATAAGTTCATCATGGAGAGGAGTGACTCTCAGACACAAACTACCCTCTGGCTTTCCTCTATGGAAACTGGTTGATAAAAGAACAAACCTTACTTGGTGGGTCAGAAATAACACAACACTGTGATTTGGCACAAATGTGGAAATCTTTCATTAGATTATCACATGGAAGAAGAGTAAGAGGAGAGAACAGGAGGAATGAAGTTTACCCAGGTTTGGTAAGAAAATCCTGATGGTTAAGATCAGAAACAGCTGGTGTGGTGACCTTAATGCAAATCATAGCTAACCATGGGAAAGAAAATGGATTATCCTCTGATACTTAGAATCCCCATTGCAAAGGCAATTTAACACTGGAACACATTCACAATCTGACCACCACAGAAGGACTCCCTGGTGTGGAAGCAGCTCCTGTTCACAGAATAATAAATTATAGTTTACTAAACATGAATCATGTTATTTGTATGTAAAAATAGGTGTAGTGGTCCAAAATGATCATATTCacaaaattaaaacaagaaaCATTTTCAGGAAGTAAGAATATAAATCATTTTCATCTGTGCATTTAGCTACTGGTAGTTTAAAAACAGATTAGGAATATGGAATGAAAAGTGATCAGAAGAACTTCAAAATCATTTATTTGAGCAAAAACCAGGAGAAATGTGTCTTAGACATAAACAAGACCATCACTTCCTTTGCTTAAGCTTTTAGTTTTGTCTTCTTTTGGCAGGTTATACACAAACAAATGTTGGAGAAGCTCTGGCAGCTGTGCATGGTTCTGAATTCAGTCAAACAACTATTTGCCGCTTTGAAAACCTGCAGCTAAGCTTCAAGAATGCTTGCAAACTAAAATCGATTTTGACCAAGTGGCTGGAGGAAGCAGAACAAGTAGGAGGTACAGCAAAATCCCAGTCAGTCTTTTATAGGAAATTTCTAGTTAACATGTGTATAGATCACCATGGGGCAGTAAGGACTCATGACAAGTAAATGAGCATCTGAAATGTCTGCCTGCGACATCTCTCCTTGCAAAGTCAACTCTTGATGGACAAAATGCTTACAGTACAGAAATCCCATGCCTTGCCTGTATGTAAAAGGTCATATTTTAACAGAGGTATGATTTCAGATGTAATGGTGCTTCTACAGGGGTTCTTTAGGACTATGTAATGCTACCACAGCTTCAGTCTGGCTGCTGTCTTGTTGTGACATCCATCATCCCATTACCGGTGCTTTACTTATTGCAGTGGCACCTCCTCCACACCTGCATTTTATCTTTGCAagaaccctgtgagacaggttaggCTAAAAAGGTGTGGGATAGCCTAGGGTCAGCCGTGGCAGAACGGGGATTTGAATGTGTCTATTCATATCTCCAATATCCAGATTTAAACATCCACAGATGTAGCTACTTAactctcagaggcaagatttttccctccatttctctttcatttttgtgATTGAGACACTCTAGttgtattttcttctttcctggagAATTCTGGCTGGCCCGCCCATTTGCTCAGCCTAGAAAcctgaggagaggaatgggaacccCCTTTAACTGAGATGAATTAAATGGCACTCTAGACGATTTTATATTcccaattaacaaaatattttattcaacacagAGGGGAAAGATCAGCTGAGACCAGGGATAAAATGTTTCAATTTGAGGTAAAATCATTACATGCATAGACTTTCTTaaatttcaggctaatgagagtttcttaaaccTTTCACAATGACTTAAATCTTAACGAGAGGTTTCTGttctagagcccccccccccccaaaaaaaaaaaaaacacctcagtATACTTTCTCTGAATAATCACTTTCAGTTTCCAGAAACCTGGCATAATCTTTCCAGTACTCAAGCCTTTCTCCTGAAACCCCAGTTCTTGTTTTAAGTTTCTAACTGACTCtcaaggtctctaaaggcagaccagggatctctgtactcttcagagctacctccctgtttgactgggtagggaatgtccttctctctctagaagacCTAACCTCTTTTCTTGGCCCATATAACCatccactcatccttgccaactttccccaattCACCTGTCTATATTAAATCCACTGttagtcagggctgaattctgaatgaaTTCTCCTCCTCAGGTTCAGTTCTAAAGTTTCCTTCTCTCTGCTCAGCTAATGTTaatcaatcagattgcttggagcagcctgtcactcaaggctctctgtttttgtgaattaacccttcacagccaTTCAGCTATTTGTGCAGGACTTTTAAGCCTTTTCAAAGTGTAGCCTGTCATAACAGCCACTCAGTTAGATATGAGGGCGTGAAGATATTCCACAACCTTACCAGCCAGCACCCTACTGCTCTGCCCCTCCTCTCACCCACCAAGGGTCATGTGAGGGGAGAATTTCTACTATCCCACCTGCCTGCTTCTTGGCTTCCTTTGGTCCAAATAGGACCAAAGGAGGCAAATAGGACCTCCTTGCTCACTTTCCTTCCTCCAGCATTGCATTGCCACTTCAGCTGTGGTTTTGGTGAGGGTGGGGCACTGGGGAGCAGAAGCTCCCCCTTCTCAGCTGACTACTTGCCTCAAGCACTGCCACTTCAGCAATAATTGGGGTGGCAGGCCTAATCCTTGCCAGCTACCTGCATACCTCTAGGAAGGCTGTCTGTCAATCCACCTGCCTATAATTCTCCTCACTACTTGTGGGTGGGTGTGGAAGGGACTGGTGGCCGCTTTTGGGCTCTGTTGCTCACCTGCAAGAAGTTAGGGGGTCAAGGCAGAAGTCTGTGTTCCTCCCCTCTAGTCTGCAGGAATACCACTTCATTGGGGATACTTTACACTCCACCTCCTCATTAACCAGCAGGATTTGAAATGACAGGC includes the following:
- the POU1F1 gene encoding pituitary-specific positive transcription factor 1 isoform X1, with product MSCQAFPSADTFIPLNAESSPTLPLIMHHSAAECLPVSNHATNVVSTVSSVLFLIPTLKCSHICFAMATLGATLSGLHYSVPSCHYGSQQATYGVMAGIKPAASDMLAASLSQSRILQTCTMPHPNVMNGVGSLQGGLTPCLYKFPDHTLSASSCALGHSFTPMHPSILGDDPSTADFKQEFRKKNKSLEEPIDMDSPEIRELEKFANEFKLRRIKLGYTQTNVGEALAAVHGSEFSQTTICRFENLQLSFKNACKLKSILTKWLEEAEQVGALYNEKVGVNERKRKRRTTISIAAKEALESHFAEQSKPSSQEIMRMAEGLNLEKEVVRVWFCNRRQREKRVKTSLHQNSFHSIIKDHPDCQ
- the POU1F1 gene encoding pituitary-specific positive transcription factor 1 isoform X3 — encoded protein: MSCQAFPSADTFIPLNAESSPTLPLIMHHSAAECLPVSNHATNVVSTVSSVLFLIPTLKCSHICFAMATLGATLSGLHYSVPSCHYGSQQATYGVMAGGLTPCLYKFPDHTLSASSCALGHSFTPMHPSILGDDPSTADFKQEFRKKNKSLEEPIDMDSPEIRELEKFANEFKLRRIKLGYTQTNVGEALAAVHGSEFSQTTICRFENLQLSFKNACKLKSILTKWLEEAEQVGALYNEKVGVNERKRKRRTTISIAAKEALESHFAEQSKPSSQEIMRMAEGLNLEKEVVRVWFCNRRQREKRVKTSLHQNSFHSIIKDHPDCQ
- the POU1F1 gene encoding pituitary-specific positive transcription factor 1 isoform X4, whose protein sequence is MSCQAFPSADTFIPLNAESSPTLPLIMHHSAAECLPVSNHATNVVSTATLSGLHYSVPSCHYGSQQATYGVMAGGLTPCLYKFPDHTLSASSCALGHSFTPMHPSILGDDPSTADFKQEFRKKNKSLEEPIDMDSPEIRELEKFANEFKLRRIKLGYTQTNVGEALAAVHGSEFSQTTICRFENLQLSFKNACKLKSILTKWLEEAEQVGALYNEKVGVNERKRKRRTTISIAAKEALESHFAEQSKPSSQEIMRMAEGLNLEKEVVRVWFCNRRQREKRVKTSLHQNSFHSIIKDHPDCQ
- the POU1F1 gene encoding pituitary-specific positive transcription factor 1 isoform X2, translated to MSCQAFPSADTFIPLNAESSPTLPLIMHHSAAECLPVSNHATNVVSTGLHYSVPSCHYGSQQATYGVMAGIKPAASDMLAASLSQSRILQTCTMPHPNVMNGVGSLQGGLTPCLYKFPDHTLSASSCALGHSFTPMHPSILGDDPSTADFKQEFRKKNKSLEEPIDMDSPEIRELEKFANEFKLRRIKLGYTQTNVGEALAAVHGSEFSQTTICRFENLQLSFKNACKLKSILTKWLEEAEQVGALYNEKVGVNERKRKRRTTISIAAKEALESHFAEQSKPSSQEIMRMAEGLNLEKEVVRVWFCNRRQREKRVKTSLHQNSFHSIIKDHPDCQ